Proteins co-encoded in one Daphnia carinata strain CSIRO-1 chromosome 3, CSIRO_AGI_Dcar_HiC_V3, whole genome shotgun sequence genomic window:
- the LOC130697349 gene encoding protein PTHB1-like, with protein sequence MSLFKSRDWWNTKCGIDETFGAFHMCIASYENAVDGTARQFIIVGSLQGYLRLYDPKPPTSPETSCLSGLQLETQLALPVLAVLSGRFNNTEGLHVAVLHPMHLRILRIVINENTELNSHCTVDFMYEHRLPLHAYALLAGPSNVLCVQSLTEGILMFFENERVGVSCKLPTLHLLPSPICYVSSTESFIVTDSSWNLQSYSYQSLANSTIEQQSSRTPGTSNKLLFDWEFELSEPAIDVQNLGSYIVILGERHLYCLKDSDGTILWVRKLDYHPMCFTLLTPPDYVDDVVILICTDASTLFVYKDNIVEWNCKLPTTPLVIKIATFQFIKGLIVTLTDLGQVNVVYMGTQQVEYSFLQAPQRSINYGRGMKELQQLKKSLHAGELKELNPKEKDIELDLKLDAQTCSEYLETQRLAKAIKGNLIITIPKNQNANIRVFFTCDPLIVATPSETCLQLDGKGQAVLPMMFHVAPSKFGMVASLRVEVTVVTALVGALSVTKQFILPLQLVMQSSVPVREARVKVTLSANQPAASLAQLFQDFAVDESASNLIALKHFNGPVVSILVSKTTNKYRLQSDSLAALALLVDELQSRLRLYYSASTNLQVSLDSPLPVQETWSQIETHHSNYVELKKETIKLGQATRQFQIIQRVFHNKILTTKTAGLTEGSFAAVRLAHERVTLSIQQVEHFEEDFKTATHMLQGSLKCLLALLKVEKSSSDKQRSVSLLEKALLPVEQLDFDQSWQQIVDSKLNYVVRQRFLPAAPTTAVSSSGKEFNLNNLKKVFLQALDNLTKDSQS encoded by the exons ATGTCCTTGTTTAAATCGCGAGATTGGTGGAATACAAAATGCGGAATCGACGAAACTTTCGGTGCTTTCCATATGTGTATTGCCAGTTACGAGAATGCAGTTGATGGTACAGCAAGACAGTTCATAATCGTAGGCAGTTTGCAGGGCTATCTACGACTTTATGATCCAAAACCTCCAACATCGCCAGAGACTTCATGTTTGTCAGGTTTGCAACTAGAAACGCAACTAGCTTTACCGGTATTGGCTGTCCTTTCAGGACGCTTTAACAA TACTGAGGGGTTGCACGTCGCAGTGCTACATCCGATGCACTTGCGAATCCTTCGCATTGTCATTAACGAAAACACCGAACTGAATTCCCACTGTACTGTGGATTTTATGTACGAGCATCGGCTACCTTTACATGCATACGCACTACTTGCGGGGCCATCAAACGTG CTCTGTGTGCAATCCTTGACGGAAggaattttaatgttttttgaGAACGAAAGGGTTGGTGTAAGTTGCAAGTTACCCactcttcatcttcttccgtCGCCTATATGTTACGTGTCGTCAACAGAAAGTTTCATTGTTACCGATTCGTCGTGGAATCTTCAGAGCTACAG TTACCAATCCTTAGCAAACTCGACGATAGAACAGCAATCATCTAGGACACCAGGCACGTCAAATAAACTTCTTTTTGATTGGGAATTCGAACTTAGTGAACCGGCGATAGATGTTCAGAATCTCGGTTCCTACATCGTGATTTTAGGTGAAAGGCATCTCTATTGCTTGAAGGATAGCGACGGAACGATTTTATGGGTCAGGAAATTGGACTATCACCCGATGTGTTTCACTCTATTGACCCCGC cgGACTACGTGGATGATGTAGTGATTTTAATATGCACGGATGCAAGTACTTTATTTGTCTATAAAGACAACATCGTGGAATGGAATTGCAAGTTGCCCACAACCCCATTAGTTATTAAAATAGCAACTTTTCAG TTCATAAAAGGGTTGATAGTTACTCTTACTGATCTCGGCCAAGTGAACGTCGTGTACATGGGAACACAGCAAGTTGAATACAGCTTTCTTCAAGCACCGCAGCGATCTATTAACTATGGACGTGGGATGAAGGAACTCCAACAACTGAAAAAGTCCCTTCATGCAGGGGAATTGAAAGAGT TAAatccgaaagaaaaagatatagAACTCGATCTGAAGCTCGATGCCCAAACGTGCTCCGAGTACTTGGAGACACAGCGGTTAGCTAAGGCAATCAAAGGAAATCTAATAATTACCATaccaaaaaatcaaaatgctaACATACGAGTGTTTTTTACTTGCGATCCGTTAATTGTTGCTACACCTTCTGAAACTTGCCTTCAGCTCGACG GCAAAGGACAAGCTGTGTTACCGATGATGTTCCATGTTGCTCCTTCTAAATTCGGAATGGTTGCTTCGCTACGTGTAGAAGTTACGGTCGTCACTGCTTTGGTTGGAGCTTTGTCGGTGACTAAACAGTTCATCTTACCACTGCAACTTGTTATGCAGTCCTCGGTGCCAGTCCGTGAAGCCCGAGTTAAGGTAACGTTATCAGCAAACCAACCAGCTGCCAGTTTGGCTCAGTTATTTCAAG ATTTTGCAGTCGACGAATCTGCATCTAACCTCATTGCTTTAAAACACTTCAATGGCCCGGTGGTTTCTATTTTGGTGTCGAAAACTACAAATAAGTACAGGTTGCAATCAGATAGTTTGGCTGCATTAGCCCTACTAGTCGATGAATTGCAAAGTCGTTTACGTCTTTACTATTCGGCATCGACAAATCTACAAGTGAGTTTAGATTCTCCCTTGCCCGTGCAGGAAACCTGGAGTCAGATTGAAACGCACCACTCAAACTACGttgaattgaaaaaggaaacg ATTAAACTTGGACAAGCAACCCGTCAATTTCAGATCATTCAGCGGGTATTCCACAACAAAATTCTTACTACCAAAACAGCTGGACTCACAGAAGGCAGTTTTGCTGCCGTACGATTAGCCCATGAACGCGTAACGCTTTCTATCCAACAAGTCGAGCATTTTGAAGAG GACTTCAAGACTGCCACACACATGCTGCAAGGTTCTTTGAAATGTTTGCTGGCTTTACTCAAAGTAGAGAAAAGCAGCAGCGATAAACAAAGAAGTGTCAGTTTGCTCGAAAAGGCTCTGCTTCCTGTTGAACAACTGGATTTTGATCAA TCGTGGCAGCAAATTGTAG
- the LOC130697348 gene encoding nuclear pore complex protein Nup93-like, with protein sequence MDDEELSSLVQAAEQLASQLDDGSLGELPRVERNLRQIMEASNQLWIRTSQSGGQENQGAALLGSVGLDLPRVAHKLDVLSTISNFEPLEPIRETDIKGFLKNERENAILAVIEETRRMSFNHAQQMYWDSVKSEWEREKQQILSALTESGDELLDISLPIAEMTSGGMLPISSRSVLDHQEMAYVKAVMEYNDQTLKGGIKPSLAEKFAQTAQAFNDQNISDIWDMVRMMVDVPVKVSGDNILKSRGSALMQRAFMNQGRRYLEDRYKSYIRQIVYSNLGAAKLGGIPGTLPLVRSFVSARQISRTTGLEDGFVDGEPVWPLIFYCLRCGDINAALQASKQAGAVVSEFTRLLEELIHSGDRNLSPSMETNAKLMYKKMIRTSTDPYKRASYCVVAACDVNDDHTEVAQSTDDYLWIKLCQLKEDELAGHDSSHERVTYSQFQSLVLEEYGERHFKAYQEPFLYFEVLFLTGQFEAAIDFFARIERLRCHAVHVALALFESQFLALPSNVQSPLLSKENSDKPSMRRLNIARLVMLYTRKFEATDPKEALHYFYFLRGIKASKGDSLFTACVSELVLESRNFDLLLGRLEPDGSRTQGFLNHFKGTQVDTQKIIELVARDSEAKGLHEDAVHLYELAKDGAKVIELLCRLLSGTISQPAAIESESWRVQNKAIAFAQRLKASGSLLPNIAATFFLLLDLGIFFSLYHEEKYHEAFETIAKLRLIPLSPDEVESRVSNFRNLSDDIRRNIPDVLLATMNILYKKYNQSKAPRGFVQSRRDDGDTDEFMDQIRKQARALTTFIGMIPYRMPGDTHARLVQLQSMMI encoded by the exons ATGGACGATGAAGAGCTCTCCTCCTTGGTGCAAGCAGCTGAACAGCTCGCATCTCAACTTGACGATGGAAGTCTGGGTGAACTACCTAGAGTTGAACGCAATTTGCGGCAAATTATGGAGGCTAGTAATCAACTATGGATAAGAACATCACAAAGTGGAGGCCAAGAAAATCAAGG GGCTGCATTGCTGGGCTCCGTTGGATTAGATCTTCCCCGAGTAGCACACAAGTTGGATGTTTTGAgtacaatttcaaattttgaacCACTAGAACCAATCCGAGAAACAGATattaaaggttttttaaaaaatgaacgtgAAAATGCTATATTAGCTGTAATCGAAGAGACTCGACGAATG AGTTTCAACCATGCCCAGCAAATGTATTGGGATTCAGTTAAAAGTGaatgggaaagagaaaagcagCAGATCCTTAGTGCCTTAACTGAGTCTGGTGATGAATTGCTGGATATTTCTCTTCCAATTGCTGAG ATGACTTCAGGAGGGATGCTTCCCATTTCCTCAAGAAGTGTTTTGGACCATCAAGAGATGGCTTATGTCAAAGCAGTAATGGAATACAACGATCAAACATTGAAGGGGGGTATCAAACCTAGCTTAGCAGAAAAGTTCGCTCAAACTGCTCAAGCTTTCAATGATCAA AATATATCTGACATATGGGACATGGTACGAATGATGGTTGATGTGCCGGTAAAGGTTAGCGGAGATAATATCTTAAAATCGCGCGGAAGTGCTCTTATGCAACGAGCTTTCATGAACCAAGGTCGTCGCTATCTTGAAGATcg GTACAAATCCTATATCCGGCAAATTGTATATAGTAATCTGGGAGCTGCCAAACTTGGCGGAATTCCCGGTACTTTACCTCTTGTACGGAGCTTtgtttctgcccgtcaaaTTTCGCGCACAACTGGATTAGAAGATGGTTTCGTGGATGGAGAGCCTGTTTGGCCactaatattttattgtttgcgCTGTGGAGACATAAATGCCGCTTTACAGGCGTCTAAACAAGCAGG AGCTGTGGTGTCAGAGTTTACAAGACTTCTAGAAGAATTAATCCATAGTGGTGATCGCAACCTGAGCCCTAGCATGGAAACCAATGCTAAATTAATGTACAAGAAAATGATTCGCACATCAACAGATCCCTATAAACG CGCGTCGTATTGTGTCGTGGCTGCCTGTGATGTCAATGATGATCACACTGAAGTAGCCCAATCGACGGACGATTACTTGTGGATCAAGCTTTGCCAGTTAAAAGAAGATGAGCTTGCTGGGCACGACTCTTCTCATGAGCGTGTGACTTATTCTCAATTTCAGTCACTTGTTTTGGAGGAATACG GTGAACGACATTTCAAGGCATACCAGGAACCTTTCCTCTACTTTGAAGTTCTTTTCCTTACCGGTCAATTCGAGGCTGCTATTGATTTTTTCGCCCGCATCGAACGACTTCGTTGCCACGCAGTTCATGTCGCCCTTGCGTTGTTTGAGAGTCAGTTTTTGGCTTTGCCCAGCAATGTTCAATCGCCGCTTC TTTCAAAGGAAAATTCAGATAAACCTTCTATGAGGCGATTGAATATTGCACGTCTTGTTATGCTGTATACTCGCAAATTTGAAGCAACCGACCCTAAGGAGGCCCTCCACTATTTCTACTTTTTAAG AGGAATTAAAGCCTCCAAAGGAGATTCTCTTTTCACCGCTTGCGTCAGTGAACTCGTCCTCGAATCCCGTAACTTTGATTTGCTACTCGGTCGCCTAGAGCCAGACGGATCACGTACCCAAGGGTTTTTGAACCATTTCAAAGGGACACAG GTTGATACGCAAAAGATCATTGAACTCGTAGCCAGAGATTCAGAGGCTAAGGGCTTGCATGAAGATGCTGTACATCTTTACGAGCTAGCCAAAGACGGTGCAAAAGTAATTGAACTTCTTTGTCGGCTACTAAGTGGCACTATCTCACAGCCAGCTGCTATTGAATCGGAAAGTTGGAGGGTGCAGAATAAGGCCATAGCGTTCGCCCAACGATTGAAAGCATCTGGGTCCCTGTTACCTAATATAGCAGcaactttctttcttcttcttgatctcGGAATCTTTTTTTCGCTGTATCATGAAGAGAAGTACCACGAAGCATTCGAA ACAATTGCCAAACTTCGACTTATCCCTCTCTCTCCCGATGAAGTGGAATCCCGGGTGTCAAATTTCCGAAACTTGAGTGATGACATCCGGCGAAATATTCCAGATGTGTTGTTAGCAACAATGAATATTCTTTACAAAAAATATAACCAATCCAA GGCACCTCGTGGTTTCGTTCAATCTCGAAGGGATGATGGAGATACTGACGAG TTTATGGACCAGATTAGGAAACAGGCTCGTGCTTTAACTACTTTCATTGGAATGATTCCTTACCGAATGCCGGGAGACACTCATGCGAGGTTGGTTCAATTACAATCCATGATGATATGA
- the LOC130697369 gene encoding flightin-like, giving the protein MSYEMPDLEGGDTFVPLEEGDASTVAQEVNAAEAGAVPPAEIQPNIPVEVEKRKKRVSLHWKRPKSHLYEYNYDYGSNYYKGMIDYLDERSGGYKPAPPKALSWAERALKTYSEKREAAARNKDKDQDAQLLHSIRSTVNTYTVHARNYTRKVTASLTY; this is encoded by the exons ATGTCGTACGAGATGCCTGATCTGGAAGGTGGTGACACTTTCGTTCCTCTAGAGGAAGGCGATGCCTCGACGGTTGCGCAGGAAGTTAACGCTGCAGAAGCTGGTGCAGTTCCTCCCGCGGAAATTCAGCCCAATATCCCCGTTGAAGTTGAAAAACGTAAAAAGCGGGTATCTTTACACTGGAAGAGACCAAAATCCCATCTCTACGAATACAATTACG actacGGCTCGAATTATTACAAG GGAATGATCGACTATTTGGATGAGCGAAGTGGCGGCTACAAGCCAGCACCTCCGAAGGCGCTTTCGTGGGCTGAACGGGCTCTGAAGACTTATTCGGAGAAACGTGAAGCTGCCGCCCGTAACAAGGACAAAGATCAAGACGCACAACTGCTTCACAGCATCCGAAGCACTGTCAATACCTATACAGTTCATGCTAGGAATTACACTCGTAAAGTGACCGCCAGTCTAACttattaa
- the LOC130697359 gene encoding uncharacterized protein LOC130697359 isoform X2 — MSEKPTVRVGSNWKRPPTKVYDYNYDVGQQYYQPMIRHLDKKSAGVSSDMPGPKTFAERLVEDPLYGRSKPVNYRASDYSPSVPRRGGDDGSSARKPSGDPFKDYSGDDGEGRHRSRLNLPSVSDQILESAGMKTRDSFFDDALAEIKSKRRPIATDVDDLTKDSFFSKDMAERSSSIQDSLTKRRNMLRDLDEELEKIDSGLEKYASNRARGSALEDLALTSSMNSQLSSSSSSSVNVKKRSVRTTMTTETSSY, encoded by the exons ATGTCGGAAAAACCTACCGTAAGAGTTGGCTCCAACTGGAAACGACCCCCGACGAAGGTCTATGACTACAACTATGACGTCGGTCAACAATACTACCAACCAATGATCAGACATTTGGACAAAAAGAGCGCGGGCGTATCATCTGACATGCCTGGACCTAAAACGTTTGCGGAAAGATTAGTAGAAGACCCTCTTTATGGCAGATCCAAGCCAGTCAATTACAG GGCTTCCGACTATTCCCCATCCGTCCCTCGTCGTGGAGGAGATGATGGCTCGTCCGCCAGGAAACCATCGGGAGATCCGTTTAAAGACTATTCTGGCGATGATGGTGAAG GACGCCATCGTTCACGTCTGAATTTGCCTTCGGTGTCTGATCAAATACTGGAAAGTGCGGGTATGAAAACGAGGGATAGCTTCTTTGATGATGCCTTGGCAGAGATTAAAAGCAAACGTCGACCAATCGCCACCGACGTTGACGATCTCACCAAAGATTCATTCTTTTCAAAA GATATGGCTGAGCGCAGTTCAAGCATTCAAGATTCGCTCACCAAACGCCGCAATATGCTGCGAGATTTAGACGAAGAGCTTGAGAAAATCGACAGCGGGCTTGAGAAGTACGCTTCAAATCGTGCCAGAGGTTCAGCTCTAGAAGATTTGGCATTGACCTCTTCAATGAATTCGCAACTTTCGTCTTCCTCTTCATCGTCAGTAAATGTCAAGAAACGTAGTGTAAGAACCACCATGACTACAGAAACAAGCAGCTATTAG
- the LOC130697359 gene encoding uncharacterized protein LOC130697359 isoform X1: MSEKPTVRVGSNWKRPPTKVYDYNYDVGQQYYQPMIRHLDKKSAGVSSDMPGPKTFAERLVEDPLYGRSKPVNYRASDYSPSVPRRGGDDGSSARKPSGDPFKDYSGDDGEDDFLGRHRSRLNLPSVSDQILESAGMKTRDSFFDDALAEIKSKRRPIATDVDDLTKDSFFSKDMAERSSSIQDSLTKRRNMLRDLDEELEKIDSGLEKYASNRARGSALEDLALTSSMNSQLSSSSSSSVNVKKRSVRTTMTTETSSY; this comes from the exons ATGTCGGAAAAACCTACCGTAAGAGTTGGCTCCAACTGGAAACGACCCCCGACGAAGGTCTATGACTACAACTATGACGTCGGTCAACAATACTACCAACCAATGATCAGACATTTGGACAAAAAGAGCGCGGGCGTATCATCTGACATGCCTGGACCTAAAACGTTTGCGGAAAGATTAGTAGAAGACCCTCTTTATGGCAGATCCAAGCCAGTCAATTACAG GGCTTCCGACTATTCCCCATCCGTCCCTCGTCGTGGAGGAGATGATGGCTCGTCCGCCAGGAAACCATCGGGAGATCCGTTTAAAGACTATTCTGGCGATGATGGTGAAG ACGATTTTCTAGGACGCCATCGTTCACGTCTGAATTTGCCTTCGGTGTCTGATCAAATACTGGAAAGTGCGGGTATGAAAACGAGGGATAGCTTCTTTGATGATGCCTTGGCAGAGATTAAAAGCAAACGTCGACCAATCGCCACCGACGTTGACGATCTCACCAAAGATTCATTCTTTTCAAAA GATATGGCTGAGCGCAGTTCAAGCATTCAAGATTCGCTCACCAAACGCCGCAATATGCTGCGAGATTTAGACGAAGAGCTTGAGAAAATCGACAGCGGGCTTGAGAAGTACGCTTCAAATCGTGCCAGAGGTTCAGCTCTAGAAGATTTGGCATTGACCTCTTCAATGAATTCGCAACTTTCGTCTTCCTCTTCATCGTCAGTAAATGTCAAGAAACGTAGTGTAAGAACCACCATGACTACAGAAACAAGCAGCTATTAG
- the LOC130697361 gene encoding cold shock domain-containing protein CG9705-like → MSESKDQNVEDASSCPGFGNVAPSSSMGGESLSSAILPNPIITKRTRTQSMLELALDNPVENGVIKSFCRVKGHGFIKKNDGDEIFVHVSDIDGEYVPRIGDEVSFRKLLVPPKLEKFQAVHVQITNFTPEVHQRWTSALTAEESHEGSRPTSPSSMNVDS, encoded by the exons atgtcagaATCGAAGGATCAAAACGTAGAGGATGCTTCGTCGTGTCCCGGTTTTGGTAACGTTGCTCCCTCAAGCTCGATGGGTGGAGAATCCCTATCGTCCGCTATCCTTCCGAATCCAATCATAACGAAACGAACAAGAACTCAGTCTAT GTTGGAACTAGCTTTAGACAACCCAGTTGAAAATGGTGTGATCAAGAGCTTTTGCAGAGTGAAAGGTCATGGTTTCATCAAGAAAAATGATGGGGATGAAATTTTTGTTCATGTGTCAGA CATTGATGGAGAATATGTCCCAAGGATTGGAGATGAAGTGTCTTTTCGTAAACTTCTGGTGCCACCAAAACTGGAGAAATTCCAAGCTGTTCATGttcaaataacaaattttacaCCTGAAGTTCATCAGCGTTGGACATCAG CCCTCACAGCAGAAGAGAGTCATGAGGGTTCAAGGCCAACTTCTCCCAGCAGCATGAACGTAGATTCATAG
- the LOC130697368 gene encoding dynein axonemal light chain 4-like — MDTTADLNRRDDSDMAASRKAIHYYPLIRHADLCEETKNECVEIIVASCEKYPSNHEAAAKQIKETLDKRCGPSWHCVVGETFALEISYETKNIIYMFLNSNLGVCAWKCS; from the exons ATGGACACAACCGCAGATTTGAACAGAAGGGACGACTCAGACATGGCTGCTTCTAGAAAGGCTATCCATTATTATCCACTAATTCGG CATGCAGATTTGTGTGAAGAAACGAAGAATGAGTGTGTTGAAATCATTGTTGCCTCGTGTGAAAAATATCCGTCTAATCATGAG gctgcagcaaaacaaatcaaagaaacTCTTGATAAAAGATGTGGCCCATCTTGGCATTGTGTCGTGGGTGAAACCTTTGCTCTAGAAATCTCATATGAAACCAAAAACATAATATATATGTTTTTAAACAGCAATTTGGGTGTTTGCGCATGGAAATGTAGTTGA